A single Iodidimonas sp. SYSU 1G8 DNA region contains:
- the flgC gene encoding flagellar basal body rod protein FlgC: protein MEFKSAIDVSASGLRAQSLRMRIIAENLANTDSVATTPGGTPYARKVVNFQAEVDRETGATGVAVSSIETDKSAFARVYKPGNPGADAAGYVQMPNVNGLVEMADMKAAQRSYEANLNVIEASKNLTMRTIDLLK from the coding sequence ATGGAATTCAAATCGGCTATCGATGTCTCGGCATCCGGACTGCGGGCCCAGTCGCTTCGCATGCGGATCATCGCCGAGAATCTGGCGAATACGGACTCGGTCGCGACGACGCCTGGCGGAACGCCCTATGCGCGCAAGGTGGTGAACTTCCAGGCGGAAGTGGATCGCGAGACCGGGGCGACGGGTGTGGCGGTTTCCTCCATCGAAACCGACAAGAGCGCGTTCGCGCGGGTCTACAAGCCCGGAAATCCCGGCGCAGACGCGGCAGGCTATGTGCAGATGCCCAACGTGAACGGCTTGGTCGAGATGGCCGACATGAAGGCGGCGCAGCGTTCCTACGAGGCCAATCTCAACGTCATCGAGGCCTCGAAGAACCTGACCATGCGCACAATCGATCTCCTGAAATAA
- a CDS encoding chemotaxis protein CheD, whose amino-acid sequence MPPRRINIMQGEHCVMSDPQVIITTLLGSCVAVCLYDSVAHVGGMNHFLLPQPRMDTHVEKAEMQRYGVHAMELLINEMMKQGAARPRLRAHLYGGANIFSGLGGIGTANGDFARQFMTTEGIPIGHAELGGRLARKVEFQPYEGKVRSSVVADTPAPVAQPLPVKTSGGDLELF is encoded by the coding sequence ATGCCCCCGCGCCGCATCAATATCATGCAGGGCGAACACTGCGTCATGTCGGACCCGCAGGTCATCATTACAACCTTGCTCGGCTCCTGCGTGGCCGTGTGTCTCTATGACAGCGTTGCCCATGTCGGCGGGATGAACCACTTCCTGCTGCCGCAGCCGCGGATGGATACCCATGTCGAAAAGGCGGAGATGCAGCGCTACGGGGTGCACGCCATGGAACTGCTCATCAACGAAATGATGAAGCAGGGCGCCGCACGCCCGAGACTGCGCGCGCACCTCTATGGCGGCGCGAACATCTTTTCGGGTCTTGGCGGGATCGGAACCGCGAATGGCGACTTCGCCCGTCAGTTCATGACGACGGAAGGTATTCCCATCGGCCACGCCGAACTGGGCGGCCGCCTCGCCCGGAAGGTGGAGTTTCAGCCTTATGAAGGAAAAGTCCGCTCCAGTGTGGTCGCCGACACGCCCGCGCCCGTGGCACAGCCGCTTCCGGTCAAGACGTCCGGTGGCGATCTCGAACTCTTCTGA
- the fliP gene encoding flagellar type III secretion system pore protein FliP (The bacterial flagellar biogenesis protein FliP forms a type III secretion system (T3SS)-type pore required for flagellar assembly.), which produces MTRSTRWAIRACAAFACAALPSAAFAAGTTIDLGDGSVSGRAIQLVLLLTVLSLAPGILMTVTSFTRIVVALSLLRSGIGAPGVPPNPVIISLALFLSFFVMAPTFEAAWKEGVAPYNAGTITEEEAFIRTTAPFRTFMLRQVREDDVRLFVELSGKPVAKRADLPLTTLAPAFMISELRRAFEIGFMLLLPFLIIDLAVSAVLMAMGMMMLPPPTISLPMKIIFFVLVDGWALVAGSLIRSFG; this is translated from the coding sequence ATGACCAGATCCACGAGATGGGCCATCCGGGCCTGCGCGGCGTTTGCCTGTGCCGCGCTGCCTTCCGCCGCGTTCGCCGCCGGCACGACCATCGATCTCGGCGACGGCAGCGTCTCGGGACGCGCGATCCAGCTGGTACTGCTGCTTACCGTCCTTAGTCTGGCTCCCGGGATCCTGATGACGGTCACATCCTTTACCCGCATCGTCGTGGCGCTTTCCTTGCTGCGCTCGGGGATTGGCGCACCGGGCGTACCGCCCAATCCTGTCATCATCAGCCTGGCGCTGTTCCTCTCGTTCTTCGTCATGGCGCCGACGTTCGAGGCGGCCTGGAAAGAGGGAGTCGCCCCCTACAACGCGGGTACGATCACCGAGGAAGAGGCCTTCATCCGGACAACCGCGCCCTTTCGTACCTTCATGCTGCGCCAGGTCCGGGAAGACGACGTCAGGCTGTTCGTCGAGCTGTCGGGCAAGCCGGTGGCCAAACGCGCCGACTTGCCGCTGACCACGCTGGCGCCCGCCTTCATGATCTCGGAATTGCGCCGGGCTTTCGAGATCGGCTTCATGCTCCTGCTGCCGTTTCTCATCATCGATCTGGCGGTATCAGCCGTCCTGATGGCCATGGGCATGATGATGCTGCCCCCGCCCACCATTTCCCTGCCCATGAAGATCATCTTCTTCGTTCTCGTAGATGGGTGGGCACTGGTTGCCGGCTCGCTGATCCGCAGCTTCGGCTAG
- a CDS encoding FliM/FliN family flagellar motor switch protein translates to MSALDDITVDLTIVLGFADVPIRQMLKMGRGSMIPLNCGHDDPTVVYVNDQLIAEGKIVVEGDRMSLEVTGVAQKGR, encoded by the coding sequence ATGTCCGCACTGGATGACATTACCGTCGATCTGACGATCGTGCTCGGCTTCGCCGACGTGCCGATCCGGCAAATGCTGAAAATGGGCCGAGGCTCCATGATCCCGCTGAACTGCGGGCATGATGACCCGACCGTCGTCTATGTGAACGACCAGCTGATCGCTGAAGGCAAGATCGTGGTCGAAGGCGACCGGATGTCGCTGGAAGTGACCGGCGTCGCCCAGAAGGGCCGCTGA
- a CDS encoding flagellar biosynthetic protein FliQ, with protein sequence MTPSATMELAQSGLILLLTVVGPMLLTSLIVGVGIGLFQALTQIQEMTLTFVPKLLAMGVVMLLSLPMIGRAFSAFMLQISGRIVAG encoded by the coding sequence ATGACTCCGTCCGCTACCATGGAACTGGCCCAGTCCGGTCTGATCCTGCTGCTGACCGTGGTAGGGCCGATGCTGCTGACCTCGCTCATCGTCGGTGTCGGCATCGGTCTGTTCCAGGCCTTGACCCAGATTCAGGAGATGACGCTGACTTTCGTGCCCAAGCTGCTCGCCATGGGCGTCGTGATGCTGCTTTCCCTGCCGATGATCGGCCGGGCATTCTCGGCGTTCATGCTGCAGATATCGGGACGCATCGTTGCCGGCTGA
- the fliE gene encoding flagellar hook-basal body complex protein FliE — MSVGSLDAAMAYGRIARTPQSGASSSEAAPAGEAGFGDMLSSMVTNAASSMRASEAASARQVAGKGDLIDVVTAIGAAEMALDTVVAVRDRVVGAYSEIMRMQI; from the coding sequence ATGTCGGTAGGATCTCTCGATGCGGCGATGGCCTATGGCCGGATTGCTCGCACGCCGCAGAGCGGCGCATCGTCGTCGGAAGCCGCGCCCGCTGGCGAGGCCGGTTTCGGCGACATGCTTTCCAGCATGGTGACGAACGCCGCATCCAGCATGCGCGCCTCGGAGGCAGCCAGTGCCCGTCAGGTCGCCGGCAAGGGCGATCTGATCGACGTGGTGACGGCCATCGGCGCCGCCGAGATGGCGCTGGATACGGTCGTCGCGGTGCGCGACCGGGTCGTCGGCGCCTATTCCGAAATCATGCGCATGCAGATCTAG
- a CDS encoding flagellar biosynthetic protein FliO — MDFYAIARMLGSLGVVLGLLMFALWAVRRFDLRLPGRAAASERRLAVVERIAVDQKRVLLLLRCDAREHLVLVGPEGTLLIQPGNGLGEK; from the coding sequence ATGGATTTTTACGCCATCGCGCGGATGCTCGGGTCGCTCGGGGTCGTACTCGGGCTGCTCATGTTTGCCCTGTGGGCGGTCAGACGCTTCGATCTGCGCCTGCCGGGCCGGGCCGCGGCCAGCGAACGGCGCCTCGCGGTGGTCGAGCGCATTGCCGTTGACCAGAAGCGGGTTCTCCTTCTGCTCCGCTGCGACGCACGCGAGCATCTGGTTCTCGTCGGTCCCGAGGGAACACTGCTGATCCAGCCCGGAAACGGCCTCGGAGAAAAATGA
- a CDS encoding flagellar biosynthetic protein FliR, whose translation MPADAISALPGLAAGFLVLFARIGSILMLLPAFSEEAVPPRIRLTIALGITLSLDGLLAPRLPVLDLESTALPGLILAELMVGLAVGFIIKVMFQAAAMAGSIIALQIGLSSVLVPDASQGGQSLLLSRFIALAATVACFTAGIHHLWIGAMVRSYLVFPPGVLPPAADFAQLAIATVGAAMSLSLGLAAPLLIYGIIFNVALGLAARLTPTIQVFFIGQPLNILFGLSLFAVLFGTIINVFAQSMMGWMQTAGF comes from the coding sequence TTGCCGGCTGACGCGATCAGCGCGCTGCCCGGGCTCGCGGCAGGCTTCCTGGTGCTCTTTGCCAGGATCGGCAGCATTCTCATGCTGCTCCCGGCATTTTCCGAGGAGGCCGTGCCGCCTCGAATCCGGCTGACCATCGCGCTGGGCATCACGCTTAGCCTCGACGGGCTGCTTGCTCCCAGACTCCCGGTGCTGGACCTGGAGAGCACGGCGCTACCGGGCCTGATTCTGGCCGAACTCATGGTCGGTCTCGCCGTCGGCTTTATCATCAAGGTCATGTTTCAGGCCGCCGCGATGGCTGGTTCCATCATCGCCTTGCAGATCGGCCTGTCGTCGGTTCTTGTGCCTGACGCCTCGCAGGGCGGCCAGTCGCTTCTGCTGTCCCGCTTCATCGCGCTGGCCGCGACCGTCGCCTGCTTCACCGCGGGCATCCATCACCTCTGGATCGGGGCCATGGTCCGCTCTTACCTGGTTTTTCCTCCGGGGGTGTTGCCACCGGCGGCCGATTTCGCGCAACTGGCCATCGCGACGGTGGGCGCGGCCATGTCGCTGTCCCTGGGACTGGCGGCGCCACTGCTGATCTACGGCATCATATTCAATGTGGCCCTGGGTCTCGCCGCGCGGTTGACGCCGACAATTCAAGTCTTTTTCATCGGTCAGCCGCTGAACATCCTGTTCGGCCTGTCGCTGTTCGCCGTTCTGTTCGGCACCATCATCAATGTCTTCGCCCAGTCCATGATGGGCTGGATGCAGACGGCGGGTTTTTGA
- a CDS encoding flagellar motor protein MotB, with translation MRGDDDRPKIIIRKVKKGGHEGHHGGAWKVAYADFVTAMMAFFLLLWLVSSPDDARLKGLAEYFSPEPPSVTSGSNGAKIPMPSPASRASGNTNASLEAAPPRTVGASRGGSANVPEAALRVMAQEMKIAIDALPEVKESPDSVHVEAAQEGIRITLMDTDKRAMFRGTTAQLNDYARRMLASVARKLRDSRAQIAIEGHTDSVGGQSEFNWRLSAERALSARAAMAEAGLLPDRFAEIVAMAGSRPVYPDQPERPENRRITIVVLAEAASLPSDVSFQF, from the coding sequence ATGCGCGGTGACGACGACAGACCCAAGATCATCATCCGCAAGGTCAAGAAGGGCGGCCATGAAGGGCATCATGGCGGTGCATGGAAGGTCGCCTATGCCGACTTCGTGACGGCCATGATGGCATTCTTTCTGCTGCTCTGGCTGGTATCGAGCCCGGATGACGCGCGGTTGAAGGGACTGGCCGAGTATTTCTCGCCAGAGCCCCCGAGCGTGACCTCGGGCAGCAATGGGGCAAAGATTCCCATGCCCAGTCCGGCGTCCCGCGCCAGTGGCAATACCAACGCCAGCCTGGAGGCAGCGCCGCCGCGCACCGTGGGGGCTTCGCGGGGCGGATCGGCCAACGTTCCAGAGGCGGCCCTGCGGGTCATGGCTCAGGAGATGAAGATCGCCATCGATGCCCTGCCAGAGGTCAAGGAGAGTCCGGACAGCGTCCATGTGGAGGCGGCCCAAGAGGGCATCCGGATCACCCTGATGGACACGGACAAGCGCGCCATGTTTCGCGGCACGACCGCGCAGTTGAACGATTACGCGCGGCGCATGCTCGCCAGCGTCGCCCGCAAGCTCCGGGACTCGCGGGCGCAGATCGCCATCGAGGGTCACACCGACTCCGTGGGCGGGCAGAGCGAGTTCAACTGGCGGCTGTCCGCCGAACGCGCCTTGTCGGCGCGCGCCGCGATGGCCGAAGCCGGATTATTGCCTGATCGCTTCGCCGAGATCGTGGCGATGGCCGGCTCGCGTCCCGTTTACCCTGACCAACCGGAACGCCCGGAAAACCGACGGATCACCATCGTGGTTCTCGCCGAGGCCGCGTCACTGCCCAGCGACGTCAGCTTCCAGTTCTGA